One window from the genome of Cryptomeria japonica chromosome 6, Sugi_1.0, whole genome shotgun sequence encodes:
- the LOC131060681 gene encoding uncharacterized protein LOC131060681 produces MKVAQRLLWAALILAAPLLLPLFSSLHNQIYSCTETSNADQHFHQFEHEDSCHVNEEPAKKEKQQKKLWASRNWKEKVDSLSALFRGLDESVVLSQHSKAICISAGIGQEVMALRHMGVEGAIGIELVESPPLVIRGDAHKHPFADTTFDLEFSSHLSDALFPARFVSEMERTLKPGGHALILVPISYPIDQINALFNSSQLVSTKDVTLSGLPSIQLLFRKGI; encoded by the coding sequence ATGAAGGTGGCGCAGAGGCTACTGTGGGCAGCTCTCATTTTGGCTGCTCCTCTCCTCCTCCCGCTTTTCTCCTCTCTACACAATCAAATTTACTCTTGCACTGAAACCAGTAATGCAGACCAACATTTCCACCAGTTTGAACACGAGGATTCCTGTCATGTAAATGAAGAGCCTGCCAAGAAAGAAAAACAGCAAAAAAAGTTGTGGGCAAGCAGGAATTGGAAGGAAAAGGTAGATTCCTTGTCGGCATTGTTCAGGGGTTTGGACGAGAGTGTTGTGTTGAGTCAGCATTCCAAGGCAATTTGCATTTCAGCAGGAATTGGGCAAGAAGTAATGGCATTAAGACATATGGGTGTGGAGGGTGCTATTGGAATTGAGCTTGTTGAATCCCCACCGTTAGTTATTAGAGGAGATGCACACAAACATCCTTTTGCTGATACTACTTTTGATCTGGAATTCAGTTCACATTTATCTGATGCCCTTTTTCCTGCTAGATTTGTTTCTGAGATGGAAAGGACTCTCAAACCAGGAGGTCATGCTCTCATCCTGGTTCCCATCTCTTACCCGATTGATCAGATCAATGCCTTATTTAATTCTTCTCAATTGGTTAGTACAAAAGATGTTACCCTCTCTGGACTGCCCTCCATTCAACTGCTTTTCAGAAAGGGCATTTAG